In Nymphaea colorata isolate Beijing-Zhang1983 chromosome 10, ASM883128v2, whole genome shotgun sequence, the genomic stretch AAAGTTGGATTTCATGTGTTCTTTTCCACGTAACAAGTCTCCTCTCTCCTCAGCTGGATTTCCTTTGCCTTAAATATATGGAAAttaaaactttatatttatTAACTATTTctagatcatatatatatagagacaCCACAGTGGTCATCTTGTTTCCATGGACTGGTTGTAGTTGGACATTAGTCATTATTGGTGAAATTAGAAAAGATCAGTATACGTCAGCAAAATCTCATGCATCccaaaaaattatctttttagcACGTAATGAACTCTCGTTACCATTGAACTTGAGGGTTTTGAGTAAAGTCTCTCACAAGGACGGACctttaattaaaatttatatttattaacTATTTCgatattcttatatatatatatattcactatTGTCCTGATGTATCCATGGACTTTTGGACATTAATCATTATTGGTCAAAATTTCTTTTAGCAATCAACTCTCCTAACTAACCTTGAGGATTTTAAATGAAGACTCTGAGACGGACGGACCCTTaaataaaactttatatttatTAACTATTTcgatactatatatatatatatcacagttGTCATGATGTTTCCATGGATTTTTGGACATTAGTCATTATTGGCGAAAGTAGAAAGGGATCAAGTATATGTAATGAACTCTCGTTGCAATTGAACTTGAGGGTTGTAAGTCAAGTCCCTCGGACGGACGGACCAGTATCCGGTAAAGAGTCCTTTGTAGCATTCATTCAGTAACTGTTCCTCAAATCCACAAAAAAATCCCATGCTTGAGCTTGAGGTTCTAATCAGGATTGCCTCATGAACTCTACTAAGAAATGAAATGCTCCATAAGGGCAAGTTTTTTCATTGGTTTTCTGGCTTATGTTTGACATGAAGACAACTGAAAGGAAAGGCTCGAATGATTGGAGCCACCAACTGTTGCGAAGTCATAAAACCACAGGTTCTATTTGGTTCTTGCAGATGTGGACAAAATAGAGGTGGACGAAGAGAAGAATACGGTCACAGTTACTGGTAAAGTAGACCCCATGGATGTGATGACGAATTTGAGGAAGGTAAAAAAGATGGCACAGATGCTGACTGTAGGATCAGAAAAGGAAGAggcaaagaaagatgagaagaaagaaggggGAGGGCCCCTTCCAGATTGCTGCCGAGCGTGCGATTACATATACGTGGACTTCCTACCCTACAGTAGGCCCATAGAATGCGCAATACTTTGAGCCCCGCTTGTCGCGCACGCACCATCCCGTGAAGCTCTCGGACTGCCGTCTGCATATTGCCTGCCTGTGCCATGTGCATTTACGTGtctatgtatgtgcatgtgtgtgtaatTGGTTCCACCATCTTTCTATTACTGTTATTTCTTCTTTGGTTACCTGTGTTAAGAAACCAGGCCATGGGCATGGTGTGTGAGAGCAGAATTTTGAAGGGTATCAAGGACTAAGCAAGTGCACTACCCATCTGAACCCCACAACCCAAAGCGATGGTCTGACCCTCAGGCGGGTCTATGAACAAAGCTGAGCTGAGCTGCAGAtagaacaaaatgaaataaagatAATTCATTCACATGAAGCCACTCAATTTTTATCTACTTGAGGAAAACCTTACATATGAAAATTTGCAAATATTCGCTTAAGTTTATAAAATAGTCCACACATACTTCATAAATGAAATATATCGAAATATATTTGGAAAACCGTTTTAcccttaataaaaaattatttctaaaTGGATAACTTCTTCACAAACTACATGTTTTTCGCaattcagtttttctttttttttctttttttctgtttttggccTTCACGAACTCGTTTTTCTTTTAAGTGTGGTCGTACAGACAAAAACCAGAGACGTGAAATTGACAAGAAATTTcgtcattaagaacaaaataGTTTCTTTGGAGCCTTTTATTAAGAATCAAATAGTTTCCTTGGGTCTGTTTGAACATTTTACGTTGCCTGTGTctgtaaattattttataaacgAAGGGAtcatttgtaatttttcaaatattaagCAGTTATTTGTAAATCCTTTCATTTAAGAATGtaatttgatttcttgtttAACTAGTGAACCAAACGTCTAATTAAGAATGAATGATTAGACTATGGTACTCCTAGAAGACTCTAAAGAGTTGAGCTGTAATAtataaatttctcaaaaatcaactttttgttCAGCTAAAAGAATCTTGTAAACCATGCTCTTACTTATATGCAGATGTAATATGCACAGAAACAATACTTTGAAAATACTCCCTTGCAAGAACATGAGAGACCGAAACCTTCCCCTGCATGACCTCCTGGAAGCACCCCAGCCACAGGAAGCCGTCTTTACCTATGTACAACAGCCTCTCATGGAGAGACATGCTTAATGACTACACTCACTCTTAAACATGCATACTGCATACACTCGTACAAAGAAAACCATAGAATGATGCAATCTGCTCTGAAGGTTGGGAAAAGGTGAACTTAACTAGATATGTACTTCCTCTGGGCCATGTACCACCCAGAGGCTCACATGCATCAACCAGGATTGCCTTGCTAGCTCAGACCATACCGACTGAAGTGATCAACCTTGAACTTCCATTCGCCATTCACAGCATCATAAGACGCAAACTCCACGCCTTGCTCCTCAGCTTTTTTGATAAGCAACTTTGTGTACTTCTCCACGAGTGGTCCCTTGGTCACCACCTCACCTGTCTTCTTGTCCACACATCGAACATTCAGCAGAGTGACTTCTCCAGGCTTGTTGAGTCCTTGACCAACGGGGGGCTTCACTCCATCCATATACACAAGCACCTCACGGTTATTGAACTGAACGATGCTCTCAATATCAAGCCTCCGTACATCTGTCTCTCCAAAGAATTTGATGCTTCCATAGCCCCGACGACCAACCACAAAATCCTTCACATGTTTGCAGTAGCCTGGTTCGTCTCTTTCTCTGGATGCCAACTCTTGGATCTTCGGCTCTGTATAATAGTCAGCATGACGGAGCTTTGGCATGAGCGCCTCAATTCGAGCCCCATACTCGAAAACAATTGCTGCCTCGCCAGCCCTGTGACCAGAAAGTGATATATAGCCACCTCCTTTGTGATTCTCATTGTCTCCAATTCCATTCTGCTTTTGTGTTTCTTTCAGAGGTGGAGATGCATTCTTCACATTAGCCTTGCCTAACGAGATATCATGATCTGCAGCTTCTGCATTACAACGAAAATATATTCTTTTAGCAAGAAAAACTTCCACATATGAGCCATAAGCAAGATCCCACTTGGAAAGGAGGCACAAATATTTAATGTTTTACATGGCATTTCATGCCTGGAAAATTGAATCCTCCACCAACTTCATAGTAAGTGGCATCCTAAAAAATGTAGTCTGTTGTTGTTCGAAGATATTTTCTCCCTCTAGTTGGGATCAATGAAGTACAGTCAGATGCAGAAAACAAAGACAATGACAACAAATAAACTACGTGGATCATACTATGACAACCTTTCCAATGACGCATCAGTTGTTACTATTGATGGTTCCTGGATTAGTACAGGAAGATACCAGCCATATATGAAGTAACTTTTATTTAAACATAACACTGTTGGCATATGAATCACGAATAAACTTAGGTCCAATTTTCAGTTAAACAAAATTAGCTTTCATCCATTCAGCATCAAAGACAGCAACCCACACAGAGAATATAGAATGTAAATAATATCGGCTTCACAATCTGAACACTTCAATTAGCTGAAGTTCAAGAAGCAAACAGACCAATAGTAGGCGTAAGTCATAATACATTCGGAAAATAAAAATAGCAGCAAAGCTAGAGGATTTCAGAAGGGCTTACTTTCATGGTGTTCTACAGATTCATCTTCCAGTGGAGGAGCAGGAGGTCCATCATCTGTTAATTTGCCTGAAGAACACCAAAGACTGTCAGTGTCAAAGAACAATGTTACAAGTGCTAAATGAATAAATGTGCACTGCTTAgcacaataaacaaaaaaacccaATTTTATGGTAAGCCAAGAAACCTACAACTACAAACTACAGTGACATCAATAAATATTAAGATGAGATTTGTTGAACTGCTTTTCTGGTGAACCTTGTTTCCAGTCAACCACAATTTTTGCATGTCAACAAATTTAAGATGGCCTTTGAAATCATAGGAATGTTCAACCTCTAAAAATATGATCCACATATTCAGGAAAAAAGGGGGCTTGAGAGAGAGTACAATTTTCATTCTCATTGGAACCCAACTGCTTGTCCAATTGGTTTTGCTTAATTGGTGGAACAGAAGGCCACTGTTTTGGATGATTGATAATAAGGGCCCTGGGATTCTCCCTTGGAATAAAAAGAGCATCTGCCTTTGGTGTGGTGGGAGTTTCTTCATCATCAGTAAGAAATGACACCTACATAAAGCAAGTCACAGGAGCCATGGATCCAGGAAAATAATGTCATTCTCGGAAAGATTGAAGAACCTTTAATTGGAAAATGGACAGCATTCCTAAATGTATGGGCtggattttgaaaaataggcTCTTACCTTAGGACTGTCATCTTTAGGATGATGTTTCCTAGATGGTAAGCTGATCCGTGATCTCCGAGAACCATGCCTTGAAACCAGCAGTGGAGAGATCCTAACTGCCACAGGCTTATCAACAACCTGTCCATTAACAggtaataaaaatttcaatccATACATCTGCATGTACACAGCCAGTTAGTTTCCATGTGAGTATACATGGGTGTATTACCAATCTTTCAAACCAAGGCATGGGCATACTGGACATTTAAGGGTTTAAAGCTAGATGTGTGTCCATGCTAATGCATTTATGGTACACATACCTACAAAGGCACATACTCAGGAAAGAAAGACCTGATTGAACTTCAAATAATCAAGAAAATGTCAAACAAGTAGCACAATGTGCACACATGATactgaaattgaaaaatgtcaGCACTTTTCCctttcactaaaaaaaagtCCATAATTGTTTGAACATCAACAAAGAGCAAGGAAGTCAGAGAAGCTGCATCACATGGACATGACTGAAGATGTAGAATGCAGCCAACGTAATTTCTGTAGGAGAATATGGAACAAGAGTAAAAATGGCGCAACTTTGTGATACAGAAAAGAGTAAGATACATGCAGACCAAGCAAAATATTTGACTATTTACACCTTGATCCTCTGGTGGAACTTTTCAAACAATGAAAGTTTGGCTTTGCTATGACATCATAAACATGCTCTTATCCTATCCAAAATTAAtggaaacaaaataaatatgtaaGGAGTGTACATACCATTGTCACAGATATCATGTCCTTTTCAAAAAGACCTGATATTTGTGTTCAATatgattaaaacaaaaaaactgaaaaaaagaagtgtttttgAAAGGCAGCAAAATAAACATAACGTGTTTTCTCATGCTTTTCATgttattttacattattttgttttaaatttaagTTAAATTACTTATCTTTATTTCTATCATTAatgaaacatcatttttagtattttatctagctaacttttatattttcttatcaGTCAGGaaaacacacatgcacacacacgtgTGCTATGCcacatgagtgcggggtgcggcaaattccaaaaaaaattgggggcACGCACCAGTGCGGcaagggcatatatatatatatatatatatatatatatatatagtcacaaaaaacgcattattttcgaaaaaaatgagagaaaatgaaatgtcatttaaaacttaaaaaaacgagttttttgaaaaaaagttaaaacaacttaaaacaaaaaaaacacgtttttaacgagtttttccattttttcattgtttttttttaatgccaaacagttttttttcattttttatttttatttgttgcaaatctacttatcttttaatgtttgtgttattattttcccacttattttattttttccacatttttagttttttttaatttttaaaaatatacctttttttttccttttttctcatatttttcaagcccccgtattatacccgagaaaacctcgccgtttaaaactccaagacgttatttgtgactatgatatatatatatatatatatatatatatatatatatatatatatatatatatatatatatatatatatatatatatatatatatatatatatatatatatatatatattaccaagATTACCTTTATCtcaaacaaaattcaaagttttattaaataaaatggaggaggaaagagaaaagagggcaAAAAAGATGAGGGAAAagataagagaagaaaaagaaaaagagaaaacaagagtgAGTGCAGTCACCCGATTTGGCACACCTGTGCGACTTAaaatgtgtgtgagagagagggagcacaTGAATGCACACCTATGGAAATGCTCTCTGTCATGCCAGCTTCACCAGTTAAAAAGCTTGCATGCACTAACTAATCGagcatttgatttctttcatgTTACAATTCAAAAGAACTTACTGGCATGTTCGATATTCCATATTGAACAGAGGGAGCAGTTCCTTGTCgtgcaatggaaatctgaggCATTGCTGGAAGTGTTCCAAAAGGATTTGCAGGACTTGGTTGCATGATGGCAGCATTCTGAGCAGCAGTCCTGTTTCAAAATAAAGAGTCAAAGATAGGAGAAACTGCAAAGCTCCACAAATAGTTCACCGATTTCTCACAAAATTAAATTAAGTTCAAATGCTAATCTGATAACTAACTGTACAACAAGGCATACATGAAATTCTATGAATAATGTCTCTTCTTGGATTTCGTAAAAGTGAAAAATTTTCTCACGAGATTCAAATGCAGGGCTGCTTTTTAGCAATTGTTTACTTACGGTTGTCCAAGATGACTGAAAGCATTTGATATCCCGCCAAATCCACTAGAACCAGCTGCAATGTCCAACAAAGGTGTAACCATGTATCCATATGACTAATCTTACAGCAACAATATGGACTCATTCTCAATACCAGGTTGTGTCTGGCCAAAGTTGCTGAAGGAGAACGTCCCAGACAACTGAGCAGGTGCAATGGACTGAAAACCAGTTGCAAGTGATGGCTGCAATATGTAAGCAAATAACAAGATAGAGAATTGATACACTTGGTGCATCtgacaaaagaaaacagaaaattctAGCAAACCAAAACTAAGATAGTGACATGCCTTTTGGCTTCCATGTCAAACTCACAAGATCATTACATGTAACTTACAGTAGTTTGACCAAATCCAGTGGATAATGAAGAATTGCTGGTGAATAAGTTTGCGCCAAACCCAGTTGATGGGGTGCTAAATGGATTACTTTGACCAAAAGCAGAGCTGCTCTGTCCAAAAGTAGTCTGGCCAAAAGTAGATGACTGTCCAAATGATGGGGAAGAAGATTGAAATAGCCCAGACGACTGAGTGCTTCCAAATGTCAAACCAGAACCAAATGTGGGAGTTGAAGCTGGTGCAGATGTTGAACCAAAAAGTGAGGGAGAAGATGAACCAAATGCAGGTGCACTCGCTACTCCAAAGGGAGATGTAGTAGTGGCCACAAATGCAGGTGCTGATGGTGCcccaaaaattgatgaagttgaGGATGTTGCCCCAAAAGGACTTGATGAGGATGAACCAAAAGGAGAGctgaaagaggaagaagatgtgAAACCAAAGGTTGCTGGTTTGGAACCAAACATCCCAGTGGAAGTAGTAGTGGAAAATGGATTTGATGTTGTCTGACCAAATGCAGACGTAGCAAAAGGGCTAGACTGGGTTGATTGCCCGAAACTTGGTTGGCTAGCAGGACTTGGCCCCCCTGGGGAAAAGATAAATTATGAAGTTCAAGCAGTCAATACAATGCATAGATTATCTTGACATTGCCTAGTCAATGAGCTCCAAAATTCTCTTCTCATGACAGATAATAATTCTCAAATCTTCACTTGAATGAGATGGAACAGCACAAAATTGGCATGTACAATCTATAAAACTTCTTAACTTACACATATTAGTTTGTTCAGTCAAGAAATAAAGTCTGCTTTATTATGCAAATAAAGTGATTTAGTTTTCTTCACTTTGCATTTGTGCATTACTCCCAAACTACATCTATCGGAGTTCAGTCATATGGACAGCCACactcttttcccttcttttgcattttttcacatttctcAGTTTATACCAATTTTCACATACACCAGATTCCTGAATGAACTCATTTCCTCGTTTAGAACAAACacataaggaaacaaaaagaaatttgagTTTCAAACATTCAATGATACAACTTCAAGTTCCCATGACACGGCCAACATTCAAAAGCTTTCGCTTCTGGTAATAGCAACAACTGGGCAGAAGCACACAACCACTTTAATAAAATggcaaacaaataaaaaacacaaaattcagaaGATGATATCAAAGAAAAGTGAATACCTTTATCCCCCTTTTGATAATCCTCCCACTTCAACTCCTCatggcttttttctttgtatgcAGGCATAGCAGATATAGATTCCAGCTTTCCCAAAGTCTGTCCAGTACTGCCAATCCCTCCATCCTCAGGTGTGGGTGAGTAAGCTACAACCCTACTCCCTAACTGTTGGCTGCCAAATCCTGACTGACCAAAATTTGTGCTCCCAAAAGTTGGGGTTGTAGTTTGTGTTCCTATAAGGTAGTTGCAAATAGAAACAGTAAAGTAGTTCAAAATCAAATGGTTAAACAGGAGTTCTTTTAACTTGTAAAACAAGTGActgaaaacagaaagaaaaagaacaattaCCAAAAGGAGAACTCTGAGCACCAAAAGGAGTTGTACCAAATGGTGTACTCCCAAATGTTGGCGTTGATTGACCAAATGCAGgagaagatccaaaaccaaaaggaGTATTTGATGCACCAAAAGCAGAtgttgaagaagctccaaatgCAGGTGCAGTGGAAGCACTAAATGCAGGTGTGCTGGAAACACCAAAAGCAGGTGTAGAAATGCCAAATGCGCTGGAAGTACTACCAAAAGGATTGGCTATTGTAGACCCAAAAGCCGGTGTGCTTGAAGCACCAAATGCTGGAGCTGTGCTGACACCAAATGCTGGAGTGCTTGTGGCACCGAATGCTGGAGTGGTTGTCGCACCAAATGCAGGCTGACTGGATGAACCAAAAGGTGATGTGGAACCAAACAAGCTACTTCCAAATGCTGGTTGTGATTGTTGAAATGTACCAGCAAATGGACTACCTTGACTAGGAGATGATCCAAAGCCACCAAAAGCAGACTTCTGGCCAAACAAAGTTGACCCTGTACAGGAAAGCTGCCTTTATAAGAGCAAATAATACAGTAGAGTCGATCATCAACCTCATCgctgaaaacatgttttttcactCAAAGGACTCTAACGATTGCATGTTTAGTATATCAATATCATGAACTGATTCATAGATAATATAGAACAatcaagacaaaaaaacaatacTGCTGTAGAAGGAAATAAACCAACAATATAGTGAGCATAAATTTGATGATTACTAGTTCTTTTTCCCTGAAATTTCTGGTACATTTTCTATTtgaatttttagttttctttcctattccatttcttttctttacacGTGTGATTCCAACAGCATCAAAAGTGGTAGGGACTAAGAAACCAAATCAAGCATTCGACGTTGTTCATTCCATGAAAATTGAAACCTAAGATGGATCAAAAAGATAATATCTTAATCTGAATTAAGTCTCATGCTGTCATGGTCACAAAATTGTCGCAGCTGTGTAGAAGTATTTATATACATGCAtgtgttacacacacacatacacaaacacatgcacgtACCATGTATTTTAGAAAAAGTATGTAGTCAACATGTGAAATTGTGTGCTTCAAGAACCATCCAAGAACGACACAGTAACAGTGCTGACAGGAGAATTATGGCACATTTCCAGCAGCACCCGTAATATAAGCTTCATGGTCCCCACATATAGATTTTATAACATCTATGTGCAAGAAGTTGTCATAATGAAAGCAGCATCAGTAAAAAAAGTCACAGCATAAACACATAAGCTTTCTTTCGTTTGGTGGTGATTATATATCAAATTATCGACCAAATGAAGTGTTATGGAGCTAGCTGTTCCTAGTTAGCCTAAAATAGATCACCACCAGAAAAGGACATTTAGTATGGTCAATGTGCACACTCAAGCTCATGTGCGGCAACAAGATTCTTTGTTGAATTTTAAGCAAAAGGGATGTAGAGATCCCCGCATCTCAGTTGCCAAAACTACATGCAATAATGCAGGTCGTAGTTGATCATGCTTGATAGCGACACTACAACAACACTAACAGCGGCAGCAGAAAAAGACCCGAGTTATCAACATAATATaactcaagaaagaaaaaatggaaacaatgtTGAAGACGATAAGGAATTTTCTTTCGATGTTTAGCTTGTACAAAAGGTGACCCAATTTAGCgggaaaggaaaagcaaaagaacgAACAGTATAAAGTAGACAGAGGAACTCACCAAACGCCGGAGTGGACGACGAAGAACCAAAAGGCGAGCTGCCAAAGGCAGTGGCCGCCGACGCGCCGAACGCCGGAGCAGAAGAAGCAGCCTGTGTCACCCCGAATACGCCGGTGGCAGTGCTTCCGAAGATCGAACCACCACTCTGCGAACCGAAAGGAGTCGTACTGCCGAAAGGCTTCGGCGCGAACGGGTTGCTGCTGGCACTGTTTGCCTGCCCGAACGACGAAGGGCTTCCAAACACGCTGCTCGACGACTGCCCGAACGCTATCAATCAGAAGAATGAAGATCCAAAGCAACAGAATAAAAACACAAATTCGAAACGAACAATCAAAGACAGAACAGAGTCCGTCCGAAATTCAGagaaaatacagaaaagaaaaacgaaatc encodes the following:
- the LOC116262573 gene encoding nuclear pore complex protein NUP98A-like, with the translated sequence MFGSTNPFGQSSSSVFGSPSSFGQANSASSNPFAPKPFGSTTPFGSQSGGSIFGSTATGVFGVTQAASSAPAFGASAATAFGSSPFGSSSSTPAFGSTLFGQKSAFGGFGSSPSQGSPFAGTFQQSQPAFGSSLFGSTSPFGSSSQPAFGATTTPAFGATSTPAFGVSTAPAFGASSTPAFGSTIANPFGSTSSAFGISTPAFGVSSTPAFSASTAPAFGASSTSAFGASNTPFGFGSSPAFGQSTPTFGSTPFGTTPFGAQSSPFGTQTTTPTFGSTNFGQSGFGSQQLGSRVVAYSPTPEDGGIGSTGQTLGKLESISAMPAYKEKSHEELKWEDYQKGDKGGPSPASQPSFGQSTQSSPFATSAFGQTTSNPFSTTTSTGMFGSKPATFGFTSSSSFSSPFGSSSSSPFGATSSTSSIFGAPSAPAFVATTTSPFGVASAPAFGSSSPSLFGSTSAPASTPTFGSGLTFGSTQSSGLFQSSSPSFGQSSTFGQTTFGQSSSAFGQSNPFSTPSTGFGANLFTSNSSLSTGFGQTTPSLATGFQSIAPAQLSGTFSFSNFGQTQPAGSSGFGGISNAFSHLGQPTAAQNAAIMQPSPANPFGTLPAMPQISIARQGTAPSVQYGISNMPVVDKPVAVRISPLLVSRHGSRRSRISLPSRKHHPKDDSPKVSFLTDDEETPTTPKADALFIPRENPRALIINHPKQWPSVPPIKQNQLDKQLGSNENENCKLTDDGPPAPPLEDESVEHHEKAADHDISLGKANVKNASPPLKETQKQNGIGDNENHKGGGYISLSGHRAGEAAIVFEYGARIEALMPKLRHADYYTEPKIQELASRERDEPGYCKHVKDFVVGRRGYGSIKFFGETDVRRLDIESIVQFNNREVLVYMDGVKPPVGQGLNKPGEVTLLNVRCVDKKTGEVVTKGPLVEKYTKLLIKKAEEQGVEFASYDAVNGEWKFKVDHFSRYGLS
- the LOC116263116 gene encoding heavy metal-associated isoprenylated plant protein 2-like, whose protein sequence is MKTVVYVEINCKKCKADVLKAVAKLSDVDKIEVDEEKNTVTVTGKVDPMDVMTNLRKVKKMAQMLTVGSEKEEAKKDEKKEGGGPLPDCCRACDYIYVDFLPYSRPIECAIL